In Bradyrhizobium sp. 195, the sequence AGCGAAAAATTCATCCTCTCGGTGCGCCAGGGCCTCCGTCCCGATGCGCAGGCTGTGATCGCGGCGTTGAAGGCGCGCAACATCGGTATGGAAATTCTCTCCGGCGATCGCGAGCCCGCGGTGATAGCCGCCGCTCATGCGCTGGGCATCGCCGAATGGCGCGCCGGTGTCACGCCGGCCGACAAGATCGCGCGGATCGAGGAATTGAAGCAGCGGGACATGAAGGTCCTGATGGTCGGCGACGGCATGAACGATGCGCCGTCGCTGGCGGCAGCGCACGTCTCGATGTCGCCGATCTCGGCCGCGCATTTGAGCCAGGCCACCGCCGATCTCGTCTTCCTCGGCCGGCCGCTGGCCCCGGTCGTTGCCGCCATCGATGCTTCGCGCAAGGCGCTGCACTTGATGCGACAAAATCTCTGGCTTGCGATCGGCTACAACGTCCTCGCGGTGCCGGTCGCGATCAGTGGCGTCGTGACGCCCCTGATCGCCGCTGCCGCCATGAGCGGATCGTCGATCCTGGTGATGCTGAATTCGCTGCGCGCCCGCAGCGCCTCGCGGGAGATTTCGTGATGGAAATCCTGGTCATCCTGGTGCCGCTGGCGCTGATGCTCGGTCTCGCCGGTCTCGTTGCCTTCCTCTGGTCGCTTCGGAGCGGTCAGTATGACGACTTCGACGGCGCAGCGTGGCGGGCAATTGCCGACGACGAGCCGCCGCAAGAGGCCCCGGCTAAGCGGTAAAGCGGTAGCCTTCCGCACGAGGTGCGGCGGACTTCCAGTGAATGGGAGAGCATCCCTGTCGTCGTTGATAGAGGGTTGACCAGGTTTGTTATGACGGCAGGTTGTGTCACTGCGTGGGGGGCGTTGTTCCCAATCGAAGGCGACGCAACTGAACCGACCGGCGGCGTGGCGGGACTCCGACCTCCATGTCCGGCAAATGCTGGCGATTGCGCAGCACAATCTGGCGCGCTCCGGAGAAGCCGAGAAGGCCTTGGGCGTGAAGCTCTGACAGGGCTCGCGAGACCGTCTCCAGGATGAGGCCGAGATAGTCGCCGATGTCACGGCGGCACTCGGACGGCCATCAGGCCGGCGGCCGCGGTGCGGGATGTCCGTCTCGAGCAGGAAGGTCGCGACCCTCCATGGCGTTCTTGCGGCCGAGCAGCAGCATGTGGTCCTCCGCGTGCTTCAGCTCGCCGGCCGTCAGGATCCAGAGCTTGCGCGCGACCTGAATGTCTGTATTGGCCGCCTTGTCCGGGCTCGCCCGGTTTACCAGGCGCACCGTGGTCTTGAGGATCGCTTCGGCCGCAATGCGCGCCGAAGATCTTCTCGTCCTTGCCGCTTGCGAATTCGCTGGCCACGAGCGCCGGCTGGCCGACCAGCCGCCGAACGCAGCGGACGACGAGGGCGCGGAGCGCGTCGTGGAAGGCTGGGTGGTGTAGAGTGCGGGCGGAAGCATCGGCGATCTCCTTGCTGATGGCCGGAGGATGCGAGAGACCGCGACACGGTGAAATTCGGTGTCATCTCTTAGCGGGACTTACGCACGGTAGATCTACGGGCGAGATGCCGCTCGTTCAGGACCGGTGGCCCTCCAGGCTGCTGCCGAGCGCTTGCATCGTTGGAGCGCTGAGGCAGTAATCTTCGTAATCTCTGGTACCCACCCTGATCTCGACATCGTTGTTGCACTCAACCTTCCGGTCGCATTGGGTGCAGACCCACTCGTCGCGCAGCACTGCCGGCTTCGATCGCGAGACATCCTCGTGGTCGATGCCGAGAACCTTCAGTAACCGGGGCAATTCGTCAGCCGCAAGCGTCCTTGACCGCGCATCGAGGTCTGCAGGCGTGACGCGCAGGTCGGGCGCGATTTCGTGCCGCAGTAGAGTTGATGCAACTCACGGATTTCACGGCGATGCCTCAGCCAGTTACCGAAAACATCCAGGAGGCCTTCAAGAATGGGATAAGTCTTCCTCTGTTTTCTTCATGCCCAATACGCTCCCAATTCTGGTGTGATGCTTTCTTATTGAAGCCGGCCGGGGCCGCCGTTGCGCCAGCGCAATGTCCTTTGCGCGGACGTAGCTGGTCCGCCGCAATTGCAGTATTTCTCCCCCTGGCGTCCGGCCGTAGAGCGCATCCAACCCAAAATCTCGGCCAGCGCCGTTGCCAGACCTTACCTCGATCCCCTACCGGGAGGCCCATCCTTCCTCTTGATCGGCGACGTACGCAAGCTCCTGCCGCAACGGCCCGCTCGCCCGGCCGCCTCTCGAGGAAGCGAAAGCCGGCAGCCCGAGCACGAAAGACCTGGAGGGCCTTGTCGAACGCTTCGTCGTAGGAATCGATCCCACGACCGTGTGCATGAGTTCGTTCAGCACGTAGGCGCGAACGAGACTCCTCAACATAGTGAGGGCGTTCTCGGCGGCTTCGCCGAACAGCCCGTAATTCGGCTAGGACGCCGATTATCAGCGTATGCAGGTTTTCACGAGCGTCGCGCCACTCGGAACAATCACGGCCGCGCTCCGGAAAGGCGCGGCGGATGGAGCCGGCCTCTCGAGCGCGTAGGAGCGTATCGCGTGAGCGACCAAGTTCAGCGCGTCTTCGACGATTTTTTACGCGAGCCTTCTGCGGCCGGCAGAAATTCCCGGTAGCCCTTGACGGCAAGGAAGCGGCGCATCTCGGCGAACGTTTCGCGCGGTCGCCTGTGCAGATCTCGATTTCCTGGGCAAGATCTTTCGCCAGCTCCCGGTCCCAGGTGCTCGAGAGCATTTCTTTCACGGAAGGGTCGCGAGAGTTTTGTGGCAGTCATCGTCCTCAACGTCCGAATGGTCATGCGTCGTGAACAGCATCACCGCGATGCCGACCACAGCACGGTCGCGGATATCGTCGCGACGGTGGACAGAACGCTCATTGCCCTGAGAGCGCCCGTTAGGCCCACCTAGACCAATGGATAAACGCCACTGCAAAAAGGATCCTCCAATTCAAAGTAGACCAGCATTCGGGAGGTTCGTACTCCAACTGGTGGATCCAGTCCGGCCCTGAACCGCCAGGCAGAGCTCTAACATTCGACTAGGCGTTGGGCCGCAATTATGCGAGTCTTACAGCATTTCGAGGCGTGTCGGAAACGGAGGGACCCGATGTGCGATCGTTAACTGCGTGTCTCTTTCGGCGTGGTTGGAATTGGGACGGGTAAAGTCCTGGGACACTCAAAGTGACATGTGCCAGTGAAAGTACGCTCCACGACTGGACCGTGGGTGAGCGTGTAGTCGTTTGCGAAGCGGCTGGACCGCGTCTGAGCGGCAAGCAAGGAGTCGTTCTCGGGTTCGGCGCTACGCGCAGCAGGCTTCGCGTGTTGCTCGACGGTTCCAGAGGGCCGATCACGTTGCATATCACCTTCGTGGACCCGGTCGTGCAGCGCGATCGCGCTTGAGAATGGTGCTGCCTACAAGGGGAAAGTCCGCGCGGCGCAGCACAATCGCAGCGCGGAAGCGGAAATGCGCGCCATTCTGGAGGCCGCCGTGCGTCCCGAGGGCCGGCTGCGGCTCGGCACCGCCCTTTCGGAGATGAGCCGGAAGATCGGCCTCACTAATGCCGATGTCGACGCACTTGAACATGGCCGCGGCGCGCGTCCCGCTGAGCCGACGCGCTTCGAATGATCCTGCTCGATACCAATGTGGTCTCCGAGGCGATGAAGCCCGAACCGCATCCATCGGTCCGTGACTGGCTCGACGCCCAGGCGGCCGAGACGCTGTTTTTCTCCAGCGTCATCATCGTCGAACTATTGTTCGGCATCCGCGCGCTGGCGCGCGGGTCGGGAGAAAGAAAGCCCTTGGTCAGCACCTCGACCTTGCAGCCGAGAACGGCCTCTCACCGTCCGTTCTGAGGCCGACAGAGGAATGGCGTGCTGCTGCTGCTGCTGCTGGACATCGGCATGCTGATGCCGCCGAGGATGATGATCGGATCACGCCGATCGCGATCGGTGCTGGTCAGCTTGATCGCTGATCATCATCGTGCTGGTCATCCCGATCATGATCGCGCGCGCTCCGAGGCTAGCCCACGGGCGCCGGTCACGTCGGCACCTCGCCGTGCGATGGCTCGCAACGTGCGCGCGCGATTTGGTGACACTGGGCTTTTGCCGCGCCCTAGTCCGGCGCGATCCTCAACCGAGGTCCGCCAGTGCTTGGACTTCTCCCGGAAGGCTCTGCCGGGGCGGAGGCGGTTCACGACGACAACAGTCTGCCAGGAATGCGGCGAAGGGACCGACATCACCTTGTACGCTCGCGCTCTCGAGTGCCCGCATGTATTCGTCGCGTCTGCCGACGGGAATGATTGTCCAAGGCAGTCCTCCCGATGCCATCATGACATTCATGAGGAAGCGGCCCGTTCGGCCGTTGCCGTCTGGAAGAGGGTGTATGAAGGTGAATATGAAGTGTCCGAGCACAGCTCTCACGCGCGGATCCTTCTCCTCCTTCAGGCAATCAAGAAAAGCCTCCATGGCGTCAGGTACCGAGTCCCAAGCGACCGGTGTGTGTCCCGAGTTCCTGATGAAAACGAAGTGAGTTCGATAACCGGCGAGGTTTTTGGGCTTGATGATGCCGGCTTGAACTGAGGGCTGAAAGAGGGCCCGGTACCAGTCGAGGTGCTCCCGATCGGCGATCTCGGCGGCGTCCTCGCCGTTGAGCACGCGGGCCACCGCGCCACGGACCATTTGGAACGCATCCCAGTAGCCCTTCGCGGCCATTGCATCCGTTTGTTTGCGATCTCCATCGCTGCCGTTGGGATCCCATTTCCCGGTCTTCACCTTCTCGATCAGTTCCTCCGTGACCGAGTAGCCTTCGATAGAAAGCGAGTGGTACGCGTCCGAGGTGTACCGTTCGTCGATCGCGGCCAGATATCCGTCATGATCGTTGATACGCCGCGGCTCAAGCTTGAAATTTGCTAACACCTTTTCGCGTATCTCCGCCCACATGAGACGGATTCGCGTCATGATTGGTACGTGGCCCGGCTTGGAAGCTGCATCGGTACCGGCGCCTTGAATGGATCGGCATCTTCCCTGACATCGTGCCCGCCCGCCGTCATCGCGGTGACGATATCGTCGGCGGCCCGCGTGTTACCCAGCAGTCGGTACGCCCCGGCGATGCGCCCCGCCGCGGCCGCATGTCCGCCTTCCAGGAGGACTTTTAGGATTGCGCTGGCATTCCTCTGCGAACCGAGCAGGGCGATGACGTCGTTCTTCTGCGTCTGCCAGAAAGCTGGCGCGGCAGCGCGGATCGCCTCCGGCGCCGGAAAGGTCTGGACCCCGGCGGTCTTGACCGGGGTCACCAGCAGTTTGGTCGCCTTGTACAGATACAGGGAGGTGCCATGGAGGAGGGGCTGGGTTTGGTTATTGGCGGTCGGTGCCGCGATCACGACCTGCTTCGGAACGTTGAGATTTTCTGCAAGTAGCGGGATTGAGCTTTCTGCCGAGAGGACCCAGTCACTCTTGAAGCGCTCGTTGCAGTAGGCGCGGCAAAACTCCCAGAACGACGCGTACCACGACGTGCTGTCGCCCGATCGCTCCTCGGGCCGCGTCATCAGCATCCATCCTTTGATGATCTCCTTCAGGAACCCGGCCTTCACCAGCCGTTCGCGGTGGGTGCGCGAAAGTTCGTCGCTCCGGAAGATTCGTCGCTTTCCGCCGTTGCTGAGGGTCTTCAGCTCAGTGAGGGACTGGGCGAGTTTTTCGTGGAGGGAGGGCGATCAATAGTATTATGCTGAGCGTTCTCAATAAAATTCAGTTGCGTAATTACAATAAATTATTGCAACGGCGCATTTAGGCCGAGAAGCCGAGCTGGACCTGGCTAGAGCGCCTTCCGGTGGAAGGCCGACGTTAAGGTGCTTGTCTGGCTGAGAATGTGGCCGCCGATCGGCAAGGAATCCGGTTATGCCTACGCTTACCGAGCCCTCCTGAACAACATCGAGGCCCATCGGGCCGGATCCTGACGGGCGCGCCGGCGTTCCGAGCCAGGCGCCATGGCCAGGGCGTTGCGGCGGGCCCGCGCAATTGACCCTTCTCCTCAAGGATCCAAAATCGAGCTGCGTCATCGAAGGCGAGAAGCCGCCGCAGGATCTTATCCAGCGGTGGGATAGGGTCATCGGCGAAGCAGGATGGACGCCGCTCGATGAGACGGTGTTCTTGCGTCTGCACCGCATTGTCATCGGTGGGATGCGCGCTGATATGGTCCGGAATGGGTCTCTGTGTCTCGTGGTCATGCTCACCGACGAAACCGCCTTCCTTCCGAAAGCCGAGCTTCACGAAATGCTCATCAGCGAAGATATCGCCTCCCTCGTCCACGGATTGATCGCGTTCGACCAGGCCTCGTCAATTGAGCTTGCCCCCGTCGTGGCTGCCGCCGTGCTGCCTTCGGGTTCGTCTACATCCATCCACTCGAGGACGGCAATGGCCGCACCAGGCACGACGGATTCAATCCGCCGGCATCCACTTTCCGGTTTCAGTCGCCATCCTAAGACAAAATCGCCGAATACAAGGACGTATTAGAAAGCTATTCGAGTAGATTGCTTCCATGCGTCCAATGGCAGCCTACTCCACAGGGCAACGTCAAGCACAGGGGCTTCAACAACAGGGCCGAGAATTCCCATGTGCCGCTGCGAAAGCGGGAGCGGGCGATGCAGGGCTTCCGTTCGCCGGGGAAAGCCTGCAGCGCTTCGTCTCGATATTCTCAACCTTCCGTAATCTCTTCGTCCCAGCCAGCTCAAGACGCTCCTCAGATAAGATGACAGCGCCCGATCGCAGGCCCAGGCGGCCTGACCTGCGGCCTTCGCCGGCCGGTGTAGGCCGCAGCCCGATTCATTAACGCTTGAGCCAGGTCTCGGATTTTCTTTATCGGTCCGGGAGAACGCCTTCGTCAGCCAATCGTCAGCCAGGCGGTCTATCTAGGCCTGCCGCGCCTCATCAGCCTGAACCCAATGCAAACGCAGGAGTGCGAATCATCATGTATGGTCGAATTGGTGCCTCGTTCGATGTCCACTACAGTGGCGAAGCTGACGAAGCGAATCAGTCGGGAGCCACCGGGCAAACGGATGTAGGAAGCCAAAGATTCGCGAACATGTTTGCCCGGATGCATTTAGCCGGAGTGGTTCTACCGGCAATTCATCTTCGCGTAGGTGGACGAAGAACGGTCCCGGTGAATGGCAGCGCGCAATCAAACTTCCACTCTGCCTGAAAAACTGAGGATAGCGAGTGCGGCGTGATGCGATCGCGTGCCAGTCTCGGCCGATCTTGGGCTGCTGGCGTGTACTTTGGCCAGGATGTAGGCCACGCCGTCTTAGGTCCCGGCTGACCATGACGGTTGACGAAAACATGCCGCAGGTTCCTCAGACCTCATGCCATGCGCCATCTGGGCGATTGCACTTATGGGCCAAAGCCTTGATACACCATGGCTGAGCGACATCAGCCCGCAACATCATAAGCAGCGATTCTCGCCTTTATCAGAGATGGAATATGACGGGCATTGGCCGATCTGGCAGATCGCGCATTGGGGATGCTGGAGCCGGATCGAGCAGTTCACGCTCGCACTCAAGTCTAGCTCCTGGGGAAGGCAGTCAATCGTTCGATTCCGTCGTGGAGCGGATGCGCTCTGGGCCCCAAGATAGAGGGACGCCCTCCGCTAGCATGGCGCGCGGTGCCGACGATGCCCTTGGCGACAGGTCTTCCGGTCCCTCCGTTGGCCCAGATCGAATCCAAGGCGCTGCGCCACGTGCAGTCACTGCGCGGCGGCGCGGCTTTCCCTCAGTGTCGGAGGGTGGAGACACGACGCCGGTCGCCAGCCAGCCGCCAACTTCGGGTGTGGTAGTCTCCATTTCCTCATCAGAGGAAGAAATCAACGCAACCAAGCGACACATGGATTGCCTGCTTGAGGAACTTGACGCTTGCCGTAATGCGGCCATGCACGCCCAGAACCCGGAGGAGGCGCAAGAGCTGACCGATCGGTTCGTCAAAGCAGGCTCAGCAGTTCTGGACTACTACGCGAGCCTGCGCCCGGCCGTGGCGCGGAGCATTCTGTCCGACGCTGAGGCCCGTGGATACCGCTATGCCGTGCTCGATGCGGCCCACCAATGCAACGCACTGGCCTCATCGACTATCGCCGCCTTGGAAGAGCGCAGAAAGAATTCGGCAGACCTGTTCCAGCGGATTTTCGAATCTAACGCTACCCCCGACCAGCTGAGCCGAGTGGCTTCCAGTGTGGCGAAGGAGCATGTGGCTTGCATGGAGTGGTGGGGAAAGAAGCTGTTGCGCTCGGAACGGATGGTGTCCGTCTGCGAGGCCACCGCCAACTTGCCAAGCATGACGCCCGAGATGCGGAAGCCCGAAGAGGCCGCACTACGCCTGAATACCGGCTTGGTACTTCATGCGGGGTACAAGTGTCTGCAATCGCGGATTGCGCTCGCGCGACTTATGATTGAGTCTCAGGCGAGCACGTTTGAACCAGCCGTGAGGGACGCCCTCATGGGTGAGAACGGGGGGGTGCGTCTGCTCGGGACCTTTGTCGAGGATGTTTTTCCGGCATTCCTCTCGACGGAGGAAGCCGTTCTGCACAAGGACGGAGCGGCACTCGACGCAGAGCACTGCACCGTTCTGGAAGGAGTCATGGAACGGCTTTCGGAATTTGCGTTGGCGTTGCACGACGACATCCTTGCCAAGCTAAGCGATAACCGAACAGGTGCCAGCCTTCCATTGGAACTGTTGGGCCAGATCGTGGACGACGCACGGATCACTGCGCACGAGGTCATGCACT encodes:
- the ccoS gene encoding cbb3-type cytochrome oxidase assembly protein CcoS; amino-acid sequence: MEILVILVPLALMLGLAGLVAFLWSLRSGQYDDFDGAAWRAIADDEPPQEAPAKR
- a CDS encoding FitA-like ribbon-helix-helix domain-containing protein, with product MALENGAAYKGKVRAAQHNRSAEAEMRAILEAAVRPEGRLRLGTALSEMSRKIGLTNADVDALEHGRGARPAEPTRFE
- a CDS encoding PIN domain-containing protein, with translation MILLDTNVVSEAMKPEPHPSVRDWLDAQAAETLFFSSVIIVELLFGIRALARGSGERKPLVSTSTLQPRTASHRPF
- a CDS encoding Fic family protein produces the protein MTRIRLMWAEIREKVLANFKLEPRRINDHDGYLAAIDERYTSDAYHSLSIEGYSVTEELIEKVKTGKWDPNGSDGDRKQTDAMAAKGYWDAFQMVRGAVARVLNGEDAAEIADREHLDWYRALFQPSVQAGIIKPKNLAGYRTHFVFIRNSGHTPVAWDSVPDAMEAFLDCLKEEKDPRVRAVLGHFIFTFIHPLPDGNGRTGRFLMNVMMASGGLPWTIIPVGRRDEYMRALESASVQGDVGPFAAFLADCCRREPPPPRQSLPGEVQALADLG